GCGACCGCAGCGGGCGTTTGGCGTGCTTCGAGACGTAGAAGAACCCTGCGCCCAACGGTGACAGCAGCCACTTCTGCGCGCCCGTCGCCAGCAGGTCGATCCGGCAATCTTTGACATCGAGTGGACACGCACCAAGTCCCTGGATCGCGTCGACCAAAAAGAATATGCCGCGCTCACGGCAGAACTCGCCGAGCGCTTTCAAATCATTGCGAAAACCGTTGTAGTATTGCACGAAGCTGATTGCCAGCAGTTTGGTGCGCGGGCTCGCCAGACGAGTGATCTCAGCGAATGGTGGAAACCCGTCCGGCGTCGGAATGTACTTGATTACAGCGCCGCGCTGCTGCAGTGCCTGGAAGGGATACGGTAGCGACGGAAATTCGTTGTCCGGAATCAGAATCTCGTCTCCTGCCTGCCAGTTGAGCCCGAGTGCTGCCAGATTGATGCCCCACGATGTGTTCATCGCGAACTCGATCTCCGACGGATCGGCGTTGATCAACCGTGCTGCGTTTACGCGGATCGTATCGAGGTGTTCCTTGGCCTCGTGATCACCGATATTCAGCGACATCAGGCCGCTGAAGTGCTCATCGATGCTTTCCTTCACGCACTTCAGTAGCGGCGCGTGAGCGGCATTGTTGAAGAAGACCTTCTGATCCAGACCGTAGAAATCGTTGCGGACCCCGGGGTCAATCATTACCCGCACCTCCTAATAGGCGTAAAGATACGTAATCGTGCCCATCGTTACAAGGATTGTCAGGAGGCTCCAGAGTATCTCGAAAGAGGTTAGCGCAGTCGAGAGACGGTACATATTGTAGGAACGCACTGCGATCGGTAACTGCCCAACACCGAAGACGAACAGCCCGATGAAGAAACCGGAACGGTAGCTCGTAAACGGCAGG
This Candidatus Zixiibacteriota bacterium DNA region includes the following protein-coding sequences:
- a CDS encoding aminotransferase class V-fold PLP-dependent enzyme — translated: MIDPGVRNDFYGLDQKVFFNNAAHAPLLKCVKESIDEHFSGLMSLNIGDHEAKEHLDTIRVNAARLINADPSEIEFAMNTSWGINLAALGLNWQAGDEILIPDNEFPSLPYPFQALQQRGAVIKYIPTPDGFPPFAEITRLASPRTKLLAISFVQYYNGFRNDLKALGEFCRERGIFFLVDAIQGLGACPLDVKDCRIDLLATGAQKWLLSPLGAGFFYVSKHAKRPLRSQTTGWMGVDWKLKYTDLRHFDREPFEDARRFNLGTYPYLQVWGMSAALKYILSLGVANIFAHNLALVDRLLEFVRNDDYYRINSPLTPQHRSQIVSISSPQGQQLQKYLLEEGFLLVYREGGVRVAVNFYNTIDEIDRLIAALQRFKSRSGAVGTKAGAER